The Algoriphagus sp. TR-M9 genome has a window encoding:
- the atpE gene encoding ATP synthase F0 subunit C, which yields MLTSILLTAGMALMGAGIGAGIVAIGAGLGIGRIGGQAMESIARQPEAAGKIQTAMLIIAALIEVVSLFAVVVCLLIALNAGGIAF from the coding sequence ATGTTAACTTCAATCTTATTGACAGCTGGAATGGCACTTATGGGTGCTGGTATCGGTGCAGGTATTGTTGCGATTGGCGCAGGCCTTGGTATCGGTAGAATCGGTGGTCAGGCTATGGAATCTATTGCTCGTCAGCCAGAGGCTGCAGGCAAGATCCAGACTGCTATGTTGATCATTGCAGCGTTGATCGAGGTGGTTTCCCTGTTTGCAGTAGTAGTTTGTCTACTTATTGCATTGAATGCAGGCGGTATCGCTTTCTAA
- the atpB gene encoding F0F1 ATP synthase subunit A: protein MTRKFLSLSVLLSAFLLTFSSLSFAAGANSEDGGEDPTGFIMHHIKDSHEWHFFNIGHTHVTLSLPVIVYSGDRGLEFFNSKDFQNPETHAFGKEYAHEGYYIDSHDHMGRVDGASFTDLSITKNVVMMFLVIAVVLWLALSAAGHYKKHGAVAPKGAAAIVEPIVIFVRDEIAEKAIGPKYKKFVPYLLTLFFFIWVGNLIGLLPGAANLTGNIAVTATLAVLTFIIVNVNGNKDYWKHVFMTPGVPVPLLLVIVPVEIIGLFTKPFALMVRLFVAITAGHIVILAFIALVFIFESYTIGVVSTLMVTFINMIELLVATIQAYVFTLFTAMYIGAAVAEHAHDEAH, encoded by the coding sequence ATGACGCGTAAATTTCTTTCCTTAAGTGTTTTATTGTCAGCGTTTTTGCTGACTTTCTCCAGTTTGTCGTTTGCTGCTGGGGCAAATTCTGAAGATGGAGGTGAAGATCCGACAGGTTTCATCATGCACCACATCAAGGACTCTCACGAGTGGCACTTTTTCAATATTGGCCATACTCACGTGACCTTATCACTTCCAGTGATTGTGTATTCTGGAGATAGAGGTTTGGAGTTTTTTAATTCAAAAGACTTTCAGAATCCTGAGACTCATGCTTTCGGTAAGGAGTATGCGCATGAGGGGTATTACATAGACTCTCACGATCACATGGGCAGGGTAGATGGAGCTAGCTTCACTGACTTGTCTATCACTAAAAATGTGGTGATGATGTTCTTGGTGATTGCTGTGGTACTTTGGCTTGCGCTTTCTGCTGCAGGGCACTATAAGAAGCATGGCGCAGTGGCGCCTAAAGGAGCTGCTGCTATAGTGGAGCCGATCGTAATCTTTGTAAGAGATGAGATTGCTGAGAAGGCAATCGGTCCCAAGTACAAAAAATTTGTTCCATATCTGCTTACATTATTCTTTTTTATCTGGGTGGGTAACTTAATCGGGCTTTTGCCAGGTGCGGCTAACCTGACCGGTAATATTGCAGTGACGGCAACTTTAGCAGTTTTGACTTTTATTATCGTGAATGTCAACGGGAATAAGGATTACTGGAAGCACGTCTTCATGACCCCAGGTGTGCCGGTTCCTTTATTGCTAGTGATTGTGCCGGTGGAGATCATCGGGTTGTTTACCAAGCCTTTTGCCTTGATGGTTCGACTTTTTGTGGCAATCACAGCGGGTCACATCGTGATCTTGGCATTCATCGCGCTGGTATTCATCTTTGAATCTTATACTATAGGTGTAGTGAGTACGCTAATGGTGACTTTCATCAATATGATCGAATTGCTGGTGGCGACTATTCAGGCTTATGTATTTACGCTTTTCACTGCGATGTATATCGGCGCTGCTGTCGCTGAGCATGCGCATGATGAAGCACATTAA
- a CDS encoding F0F1 ATP synthase subunit B, producing MDLILPSSGLIFWQLFGFLALLFILIKFAWKPMLAAIEERETSIDNSLKAAEKARNEMANLKAENEKLLAEARLERDTILKKAQDASTKMIEEAKEEAVKTGAQMIENAKAVIETEKKAALADVKTQVATLSLEVTEKLLRANLSDDKSQKDLVDGFIKELKLN from the coding sequence ATGGATCTGATTTTACCTAGTTCCGGACTGATCTTCTGGCAGTTGTTTGGCTTTTTGGCACTCTTGTTTATCCTGATCAAGTTTGCATGGAAGCCAATGCTTGCAGCTATAGAAGAAAGAGAAACCAGTATAGACAATTCATTGAAGGCTGCTGAAAAGGCCAGAAATGAAATGGCAAACCTGAAAGCTGAGAATGAAAAACTTCTGGCTGAAGCTAGACTGGAAAGAGATACAATCCTCAAAAAAGCGCAAGATGCTTCTACGAAAATGATCGAAGAAGCGAAAGAAGAGGCAGTGAAGACCGGAGCGCAAATGATCGAAAATGCAAAAGCGGTAATTGAAACTGAGAAGAAAGCTGCACTAGCAGATGTGAAGACTCAGGTAGCTACGCTTTCATTGGAGGTTACAGAGAAATTACTCAGAGCAAATCTATCTGATGACAAGTCCCAGAAGGATTTGGTGGATGGATTTATTAAGGAACTTAAGCTAAACTAA
- a CDS encoding AtpZ/AtpI family protein — protein sequence MSSSDSRKKNRSTPVYVKYIGLSFQLFGVIGAGTWLGWWIQQKSSMKFPVWLLLFCFLSIGIAFYQLYISIRSDK from the coding sequence ATGAGTAGTTCGGACAGTAGGAAAAAAAATAGAAGTACCCCAGTATATGTGAAATATATAGGCTTATCCTTTCAGCTTTTTGGGGTGATAGGTGCGGGCACATGGCTAGGCTGGTGGATTCAGCAAAAGAGCTCGATGAAATTTCCGGTTTGGCTATTGCTTTTTTGTTTTCTTTCCATTGGGATTGCTTTTTATCAGCTCTATATTTCAATTCGCTCGGATAAGTAA